From uncultured Flavobacterium sp., one genomic window encodes:
- the atpD gene encoding F0F1 ATP synthase subunit beta, with translation MSKVIGKVAQIIGPVVDVVFNGKDVELPKIYDSLEVTKKDGTLLVLEVQSHIGENTVRTISMDSTDGLSRGYEVVGTGNPIQMPIGPDVYGRLFNVIGDAIDGLGNLPKTGENGLSIHRQAPKFEDLSTSSEVLFTGIKVIDLIEPYAKGGKIGLFGGAGVGKTVLIQELINNIAKGHGGLSVFAGVGERTREGNDLLREMLESGIIKYGDDFMHSMENGGWDLSKVDMPGMRESKATFVFGQMNEPPGARARVALSGLSIAEYFRDGAGTDQGKDVLFFVDNIFRFTQAGSEVSALLGRMPSAVGYQPTLATEMGAMQERITSTNKGSITSVQAVYVPADDLTDPAPATTFAHLDATTVLSRKIAELGIYPAVDPLDSTSRILTPQILGAEHYDCAQRVKEILQKYKQLQDIIAILGMEELSEEDKLSVSRARRVQRFLSQPFHVAEQFTGIPGVLVDIKDTIKGFNMIIDGELDHLPEAAFNLKGSIQDAIEAGEKMLAEA, from the coding sequence ATGTCAAAAGTAATAGGAAAAGTTGCTCAAATCATTGGACCAGTAGTTGACGTAGTTTTCAACGGTAAGGATGTTGAACTTCCAAAAATTTATGATTCACTAGAAGTCACAAAAAAAGACGGAACTTTATTAGTTCTAGAAGTACAATCTCACATTGGTGAAAACACTGTTCGTACCATTTCTATGGACTCAACAGATGGTTTGTCAAGAGGATATGAAGTAGTTGGAACGGGTAATCCAATCCAAATGCCAATCGGTCCAGACGTATATGGAAGATTATTCAATGTAATTGGAGATGCAATTGATGGTTTAGGAAACTTGCCAAAAACAGGAGAGAATGGTTTATCTATTCACAGACAAGCACCTAAATTTGAAGATCTGTCAACTTCATCTGAAGTTTTATTCACAGGTATTAAAGTAATCGATTTGATCGAGCCTTATGCAAAAGGAGGTAAAATTGGATTGTTTGGTGGTGCAGGTGTTGGTAAAACAGTATTGATTCAGGAATTGATCAACAATATTGCAAAAGGTCACGGTGGACTTTCAGTATTCGCTGGAGTAGGTGAAAGAACACGTGAAGGGAATGACTTACTTCGTGAGATGTTAGAGTCAGGAATTATTAAATATGGTGATGATTTCATGCACTCTATGGAAAATGGAGGATGGGATTTATCTAAAGTAGATATGCCAGGAATGAGAGAGTCTAAAGCTACTTTCGTTTTCGGACAAATGAATGAGCCTCCTGGAGCTCGTGCTCGTGTAGCACTTTCAGGATTATCTATCGCTGAGTATTTCCGTGATGGAGCTGGAACTGATCAAGGTAAAGACGTATTGTTTTTCGTTGATAACATCTTCCGTTTTACACAAGCAGGTTCTGAGGTATCAGCACTTTTAGGACGTATGCCTTCTGCAGTAGGATACCAACCAACTTTGGCAACAGAGATGGGAGCAATGCAAGAGCGTATTACATCTACAAACAAAGGATCTATTACATCTGTACAAGCGGTTTACGTTCCTGCGGATGACTTAACTGACCCGGCACCGGCAACAACGTTTGCTCACTTAGATGCTACAACAGTATTGTCTCGTAAAATTGCTGAGTTAGGTATTTATCCAGCGGTTGACCCGTTAGATTCTACTTCAAGAATTTTAACTCCTCAAATCTTAGGAGCAGAGCATTATGACTGTGCACAAAGAGTAAAAGAGATTCTTCAAAAATACAAACAATTGCAAGATATTATTGCGATCTTAGGTATGGAAGAATTATCTGAAGAAGATAAATTATCAGTATCAAGAGCACGTCGTGTTCAACGTTTCTTATCTCAGCCATTCCACGTAGCGGAGCAATTTACAGGTATTCCTGGAGTATTGGTTGATATTAAAGATACTATCAAAGGATTCAACATGATTATCGACGGTGAGTTAGATCATCTTCCGGAAGCAGCTTTCAACTTGAAAGGTTCTATTCAGGATGCTATCGAAGCTGGAGAAAAAATGTTAGCTGAAGCATAA
- a CDS encoding F0F1 ATP synthase subunit epsilon: MILEIVSPEAKLFSGEVTAVTLPGVDGSFQILNNHAPIVSILEKGTVKIAAPKFSFSKDVASKFKKVNDQIYTLAITSGTIEMKDNKVIVLVD; encoded by the coding sequence ATGATTTTAGAAATAGTATCACCAGAAGCAAAATTATTTTCAGGAGAAGTAACAGCTGTTACGTTGCCTGGAGTTGATGGAAGCTTCCAAATATTGAATAATCACGCTCCTATTGTTTCTATTCTGGAAAAAGGAACTGTAAAAATTGCAGCTCCAAAATTTAGTTTTTCTAAAGATGTAGCGAGCAAATTCAAGAAAGTAAATGACCAAATCTATACATTAGCGATTACGTCAGGTACTATCGAGATGAAAGACAATAAAGTAATTGTTTTAGTTGACTAA
- a CDS encoding DUF3667 domain-containing protein, with amino-acid sequence MKIICKNCETPNYPDFNYCSNCSQKVNLHRINPHEIFHEIVHYFTHADKGIFQLIRDLAIKSGVVAKEYINGKRKKYFPPLNFFLLIAAIYVFVSNIPKETPPIDIPKENQELSAISDPVQKEKIIHLYERKEKMLHFMRKYSNLMAMMALPLTAFFFWLFYKKENYNYTEHLVAGMYMLGFCILVNTLLILPISLLFHLSPNYQALLFLLFQLFYFTLFYYKFLNKNTKLQLLKTFATSAFGIICWAIISGLTVNAYISSGFWGIVQ; translated from the coding sequence ATGAAGATCATTTGTAAAAACTGCGAAACACCTAATTATCCAGACTTTAATTATTGTTCTAATTGTAGTCAGAAAGTCAATTTACACCGTATAAATCCACATGAAATTTTTCACGAAATCGTTCATTATTTTACACATGCCGACAAAGGAATTTTTCAACTCATTAGAGATTTGGCAATAAAAAGCGGAGTCGTAGCCAAAGAATATATAAATGGTAAAAGAAAAAAGTACTTTCCTCCACTTAATTTTTTCCTGTTGATTGCTGCTATCTATGTTTTCGTTTCTAATATTCCAAAAGAAACACCTCCTATCGATATCCCAAAGGAAAATCAGGAACTTAGCGCTATCTCAGATCCCGTTCAAAAAGAAAAAATCATACATCTTTATGAGCGAAAAGAAAAAATGCTTCACTTCATGAGAAAGTACTCAAATCTAATGGCGATGATGGCTTTACCACTTACAGCATTTTTTTTCTGGCTGTTTTATAAAAAAGAAAACTACAACTATACAGAACATCTCGTAGCAGGAATGTACATGCTGGGCTTTTGCATACTGGTGAATACGCTTTTAATTTTGCCAATTTCTTTATTGTTTCACCTATCGCCTAATTATCAAGCTTTGCTTTTTCTACTCTTTCAGCTCTTTTACTTTACGCTCTTTTATTACAAGTTTTTAAATAAAAACACCAAACTTCAATTATTAAAAACCTTTGCAACAAGTGCTTTCGGAATTATCTGTTGGGCAATTATCTCAGGATTAACTGTAAATGCTTATATTTCCAGTGGTTTTTGGGGAATAGTACAGTAG
- a CDS encoding pyridoxal phosphate-dependent aminotransferase family protein — protein sequence MKLPENLIQKLEIRKQNNSLRQLPSFNNLVDFSSNDYIGFSKSESVFKQAHHYLIENDIIQNGATGSRLISGNHSLYQIAEDFIAQFHDDESALIFNSGYDANVGFFSALPQRNDVILYDELSHASIRDGIVMSNAKSYKFNHNDFEDLERLIVKFPNTNIYIVTETVFSMDGDSPNLEELVTLSEKYNCYLVVDEAHTLGVFGEKGEGLTQYLQLHNRIFARIMTFGKGLGCHGAAVLGNAALKEYLVNFARSFIYTTGLSPHSVSTILTAYHQLEIESEMIEKLRQNIVLFNQQKNLLGLKPMFVRSKSAIQSAIIPGNENVKRLAKQLQDKGFDVKAILSPTVPEGQERLRFCIHSYNSEEEINQILELLRNFVF from the coding sequence ATGAAATTACCAGAAAACCTGATTCAAAAGCTTGAAATTCGCAAGCAGAATAATTCGTTAAGACAATTGCCAAGTTTTAATAATCTTGTCGATTTTTCTTCAAACGATTATATTGGATTTTCGAAATCTGAATCTGTTTTCAAACAAGCACATCATTATTTAATCGAAAATGATATTATTCAAAATGGAGCAACAGGTTCGAGGTTAATCTCTGGAAATCATTCTTTGTACCAAATTGCCGAAGATTTTATTGCGCAATTTCACGACGATGAATCGGCTTTAATTTTTAATTCGGGTTACGATGCCAATGTTGGTTTTTTTAGCGCTTTACCGCAACGAAATGATGTTATTTTGTATGATGAATTAAGTCACGCTTCAATTAGGGATGGAATTGTAATGTCGAATGCAAAATCATATAAATTTAATCATAATGATTTTGAAGATTTAGAGCGTCTTATTGTAAAATTTCCAAACACAAACATTTATATTGTTACCGAAACTGTTTTTTCTATGGATGGTGATTCTCCAAATCTGGAAGAACTAGTCACTTTATCTGAAAAATACAATTGCTATTTAGTAGTTGACGAAGCTCATACTTTAGGTGTTTTTGGAGAAAAAGGCGAAGGTTTGACACAATATCTGCAATTGCATAATAGAATTTTTGCAAGAATCATGACCTTCGGAAAAGGTTTGGGTTGTCATGGTGCGGCCGTTTTAGGAAATGCAGCGCTTAAAGAATATCTAGTAAACTTTGCCCGAAGTTTTATTTATACCACAGGTTTATCGCCACATTCTGTTTCCACAATTTTAACTGCATATCATCAACTTGAAATAGAAAGTGAAATGATAGAAAAGCTGCGTCAAAATATTGTGCTTTTTAATCAACAGAAAAACTTGTTAGGCTTAAAACCAATGTTTGTTCGAAGTAAATCAGCAATACAATCGGCTATTATTCCGGGTAACGAAAATGTAAAACGTTTAGCAAAACAACTACAAGATAAAGGTTTTGATGTAAAAGCGATACTTTCGCCAACAGTTCCGGAAGGTCAGGAACGTCTTCGTTTTTGTATTCACAGTTATAATTCAGAGGAAGAAATTAATCAGATCCTTGAATTGTTAAGAAATTTCGTATTTTAG